In Mesoplodon densirostris isolate mMesDen1 chromosome 5, mMesDen1 primary haplotype, whole genome shotgun sequence, a single window of DNA contains:
- the MB21D2 gene encoding nucleotidyltransferase MB21D2 isoform X2 — protein sequence MVQKLDQKLPVANEYLLLSGGVREGVVDLDLDELNVYARGTDYDMDFTLLVPALKLHDRNQPVTLDMRHSALCHSWLSLRLFDEGTISKWKDCCTIVDHINGATNYFFSPTKVADWFYDSISIVLSEIQKKPQRGMPKVEKVEKNGTIISIILGVGSSRMLYDIVPVVSFKGWPAVAQSWLMENHFWDGKITEEEVISGFYLVPACSYKGKKDNEWRLSFARSEVQLKKCISSSLMQAYQACKAIIIKLLSRPKAISPYHLRSMMLWACDRLPANYLAQEDYAAHFLLGLIDDLQHCLVNKMCPNYFIPQCNMLEHLSEETVMLHARKLSSVRSDPAEHLRTAIEHVKAANRLTLELQRRGSTTSIPSPQSDGGDPNQPDDRLAKKLQQLVTENPGKSISVFINPDDVTRPHFRIDDKFF from the coding sequence ATGGTGCAAAAGCTGGACCAAAAACTTCCAGTGGCCAATGAGTATCTATTGCTTTCTGGAGGAGTCCGGGAAGGCGTGGTAGACCTGGACTTAGATGAGCTTAATGTCTATGCCCGAGGGACCGACTATGATATGGACTTCACTCTTCTGGTGCCAGCCCTGAAGCTTCATGACCGTAATCAGCCTGTGACACTGGATATGCGCCATTCAGCCTTGTGCCACTCTTGGCTGAGCCTTCGGCTCTTTGACGAGGGGACGATTAGTAAGTGGAAAGACTGTTGCACCATCGTAGATCACATCAATGGTGCCACCAACTACTTCTTCTCCCCAACCAAAGTGGCTGACTGGTTCTATGACTCCATCAGCATTGTCCTATCAGAGATACAGAAGAAACCCCAGCGAGGGATGCCAAAGGTGGAAAAGGTAGAAAAGAATGGGACCATCATCTCCATCATTCTGGGTGTGGGGAGCAGTCGCATGTTGTATGATATTGTCCCGGTGGTCTCTTTCAAGGGTTGGCCGGCAGTGGCCCAGAGCTGGCTCATGGAGAACCACTTTTGGGATGGGAAGATCACTGAGGAAGAAGTCATCAGTGGGTTTTACCTGGTGCCTGCTTGCTCCTACAAGGGAAAGAAGGACAATGAGTGGCGGCTGTCCTTTGCCAGGAGTGAGGTGCAGTTGAAGAAGTGCATCTCCAGCAGCCTCATGCAGGCCTACCAGGCCTGCAAAGCCATCATCATTAAACTCCTGTCCCGGCCTAAGGCTATCAGCCCCTATCACCTGCGGAGCATGATGCTCTGGGCCTGCGACAGACTTCCTGCCAACTATTTGGCCCAAGAAGACTATGCAGCCCACTTTTTGCTGGGCCTCATTGATGACCTGCAACACTGTCTGGTCAACAAGATGTGTCCCAATTACTTCATCCCGCAGTGCAACATGCTGGAGCACCTGTCCGAGGAAACGGTCATGCTCCACGCACGGAAGCTCTCCTCCGTCCGCTCAGACCCGGCGGAGCACTTGCGCACCGCCATCGAGCACGTCAAGGCAGCCAACCGGCTGACACTGGAGCTCCAGAGACGAGGGAGCACCACTAGCATCCCCTCCCCGCAGTCCGATGGAGGGGACCCCAACCAGCCCGATGACCGTCTGGCCAAAAAACTGCAGCAACTAGTGACTGAGAACCCGGGGAAGTCGATCTCCGTCTTCATTAACCCTGATGATGTGACAAGGCCCCATTTCAGAATTGATGATAAATTTTTCTGA